From a single Cydia strobilella chromosome 17, ilCydStro3.1, whole genome shotgun sequence genomic region:
- the LOC134749132 gene encoding uncharacterized protein LOC134749132 yields MKMYQIVLLTYVVLIAFVLIGTGDANSERSQRVKRYLSFENISHFFYRLNFKANMVPWNQIYAYALGFRMNWDEPPDSFHPYHHLHRRSVYGNLETLLDRNGLNGYHCIRRAICETQMLLKPTGVYFNILKMVFRKQSSATEKWHNVTEEGCQQSISSCPFSLFEVSTYTDL; encoded by the exons ATGAAAATGTATCAAATTGTCTTATTAACTTATGTAGTTTTAATAGCTTTTGTGTTGATTGGTACCGGTGATGCGAATAGTGAAAGAAGTCAGAGAGTGAAGAGATATTTAAGTTTTGAGAATATTTCTCATTTTttc TACCGTCTGAATTTCAAAGCCAACATGGTGCCCTGGAACCAAATATACGCCTACGCGCTGGGGTTCCGTATGAACTGGGACGAACCACCCGACTCTTTCCATCCCTACCACCACCTGCATCGGAGATCAGTGTACGGCAATCTGGAAACACTGCTGGACAG AAACGGTCTCAACGGGTACCACTGCATTCGACGCGCTATCTGCGAGACGCAAATGCTACTGAAGCCTACGGGGGTGTACTTCAATATACTTAAAATGGTTTTCCG gAAGCAGTCTTCGGCTACTGAGAAATGGCATAACGTGACTGAGGAGGGATGTCAACAGTCAATCTCATCCTGCCCCTTTAGTTTGTTCGAAGTGTCGACGTACACTGACTTATGA